The proteins below come from a single Benincasa hispida cultivar B227 chromosome 4, ASM972705v1, whole genome shotgun sequence genomic window:
- the LOC120075259 gene encoding uncharacterized protein At2g39795, mitochondrial translates to MLKKAMAATAVALRSRRPSLMVTCRHSTSVTSAVNSLLLRSLKEHYLEISRMTPPPKVSPPSSFSIIQGALDGNGPVLTRNYGKEEVKISVMRLANIVPGGGGDDGDDEINQLFLHVTVSKLEQKDDLHFLCGLYPDALGIHSVSMRPKAESSGFLVVPSGYNGPVFEDLDEKMRDIFHNYIEERGINESLFPFLQAWLYVKEHRNLMRWFRSVGSFINEHKNAKED, encoded by the exons ATGTTGAAGAAAGCGATGGCCGCCACTGCGGTGGCTCTTCGGAGTCGCCGGCCGTCTCTCATGGTCACTTGCCGCCATTCGACTTCCGTGACATCCGCCGTCAACTCGTTGCTCCTCCGCTCCCTCAAAGAACACTATCTCGAGATCTCCAGAATGACGCCTCCTCCG AAAGTGAGCCctccttcttccttttctatCATTCAAGGGGCACTAGACGGCAATGGACCGGTGCTTACTAGGAACTACGGTAAAGAAGAGGTTAAAATTTCGGTTATGCGACTGGCTAATATTGTTCCTGGAGGCGGTGGAGACGATGGTGACGATGAAATTAACCAGTTGTTTCTTCATGTGACTGTATCGAAGCTGGAGCAGAAGGACGATTTGCATTTTCTTTGTGGGTTGTATCCTGATGCATTAGGTATTCATTCTGTTTCGATGAGACCGAAAGCCGAATCGTCGGGGTTTCTCGTTGTTCCATCCGGCTATAATGGTCCCGTATTCGA AGATCTAGATGAGAAAATGCGAGACATATTTCACAATTATATAGAAGAGCGAGGTATAAATGAGTCTCTCTTTCCATTTCTTCAAGCATGGCTTTATGTGAAAGAACATCGAAATCTTATGCGGTGGTTCAGATCAGTTGGCTCATTCATCAACGAGCACAAGAACGCTAAAGAGGATTGA
- the LOC120076475 gene encoding uncharacterized protein At3g28850-like — MNGVRGKFMKKLKSIKPAMAYLNQDRILQAIAPDGYNDFFTRNENFKPNVQIQKKIEKIDSNSAKKNRDCVEDEETEESGFDVDDKENIDPFVECRNKDSLCLRSGNFLSEPKRETPLSEIDISSFRPPDMNSGSLFDPNLLEVFQQAVMEYMKIREAEIECRIKYEEEEEEEEEEEKEEEKEEEKQSPPFLFEEKCPPGGSDSVILYTTTLRGIRKTFEDCNSVRFLLETFKVKFYERDVSMHTEFKEELWRVLETNRALPPKLFIRGKYIGGAEEVLGLHEQGKLRPLFDGVPIDRFSGIPCEGCGGVRFVLCFNCNGSRRVVDESDEQRKCPECNENGLILCPYCC; from the coding sequence ATGAATGGGGTCAGAGGAAAATTCATGAAGAAGCTCAAATCGATCAAGCCCGCCATGGCCTATCTAAATCAAGATCGAATTCTTCAGGCTATTGCTCCAGATGGGTACAACGATTTCTTCACCAGAAACGAAAATTTCAAACCCAATGTTCAGATTCAGAAGAAGATCGAGAAAATCGATTCGAATTCCGCGAAGAAAAACAGAGATTGTGTTGAAGATGAAGAAACAGAGGAGTCTGGTTTTGATGTCGACGATAAAGAGAACATTGACCCGTTTGTTGAATGCAGAAATAAGGATTCTTTGTGTTTAAGAAGTGGAAATTTTTTATCGGAACCAAAAAGAGAAACCCCATTATCGGAAATTGACATCTCGTCTTTCCGGCCACCGGATATGAACTCTGGCAGCCTCTTTGACCCCAACTTACTTGAGGTTTTTCAACAAGCTGTGATGGAATATATGAAAATTAGGGAAGCAGAGATCGAATGCAGAATCAAAtatgaagaagaggaggaggaggaggaagaagaagaaaaagaagaagaaaaagaagaagaaaaacagagTCCTCCTTTCTTATTCGAAGAAAAATGCCCACCAGGGGGATCAGACTCTGTAATTCTTTACACAACAACTCTAAGAGGAATAAGGAAAACATTTGAGGATTGCAACAGCGTCAGATTTCTATTAGAAACATTCAAAGTGAAATTCTATGAGCGAGACGTTTCGATGCACACCGAGTTCAAAGAAGAGCTATGGAGAGTTTTGGAAACAAACAGAGCTTTACCTCCAAAGCTCTTCATCAGAGGAAAGTACATCGGTGGAGCAGAGGAGGTTTTGGGGCTCCACGAACAAGGGAAGCTCCGGCCGCTATTCGATGGTGTTCCGATCGATCGTTTCTCCGGGATCCCATGCGAGGGGTGCGGCGGAGTTCGATTTGTGCTATGCTTCAACTGCAATGGGAGTCgaagagttgttgatgagagTGATGAACAGAGGAAATGCCCAGAATGTAATGAAAATGGATTGATACTCTGTCCTTATTGTTGCTAA
- the LOC120076660 gene encoding glycosyltransferase BC10 produces the protein MVSSPFLLPLALLLSFSLLFVFPFKQSQFSFFGDLQDLALFHTATLQLQNSHGGGGGGNGVSSISRLGITSNPKPKIAFLFLTNSDLSFAPLWERFFHGHGLRYNIYIHADPTVELNPPGGVFDGRFIPARKTQRASPTLISAARRLLARAVIDDPLNLYFALVSQHCIPIHSFDFMYSFLFKNSIASLRSFSSKSNYKSYIEILSDEPNLYERYTARGATAMLPEVPFERFRVGSQFFTLTRNHAVLVVKERKIWKKFELPCLGEEPCYPEEHYFPTLLSMKDPEGCSHYTLTRVNWTGCWDGHPHLYSPEEVSPALIHTLRRSNSSYSYFFARKFSPESLTPLMQIADDVIFRD, from the coding sequence ATGGTTTCTTCCCcatttcttcttccacttgctcttcttctttcttttagcctTCTCTTCGTCTTCCCTTTTAAGCAATCCCAATTCTCCTTCTTCGGCGATCTTCAGGACCTTGCTCTCTTCCACACAGCCACTTTACAGTTACAGAACTCCCatggcggcggcggcggcggcaaCGGTGTTTCGTCCATTTCGCGATTAGGTATCACTTCAAACCCTAAACCCAAGATTGCGTTTCTCTTTCTTACTAATTCCGACCTCTCCTTCGCCCCTTTGTGGGAACGGTTCTTCCACGGCCATGGATTGCGTTACAATATCTACATCCACGCTGATCCAACCGTCGAATTAAACCCTCCCGGCGGCGTCTTCGACGGCCGATTCATTCCCGCCAGGAAGACTCAGCGTGCTTCGCCGACTCTCATTTCCGCTGCTCGTAGGCTTCTCGCTCGCGCCGTCATCGACGACCCACTGAACCTCTACTTTGCCCTAGTTTCTCAACACTGTATTCCTATccattcatttgattttatgtATAGTTTCTTGTTTAAAAACTCAATTGCATCTCTTCGATCCTTCTCTTCTAAGTCTAATTACAAAAGCTACATCGAAATCCTCTCCGATGAACCGAATCTATACGAGCGGTACACTGCTAGGGGAGCCACTGCGATGCTCCCTGAAGTGCCGTTCGAGCGATTCAGAGTCGGATCACAGTTCTTCACTTTGACTCGCAACCATGCGGTGCTGGTggtgaaagagagaaaaatctgGAAGAAGTTTGAACTGCCGTGCTTGGGCGAGGAACCGTGTTACCCTGAGGAACATTACTTTCCGACATTGTTGTCCATGAAGGATCCGGAAGGCTGCAGTCACTACACGCTAACTAGGGTTAATTGGACAGGATGTTGGGATGGACATCCGCACTTGTACTCGCCGGAAGAGGTCTCACCGGCGCTCATACACACGTTGAGGCGGTCGAATTCGAGCTACTCTTACTTCTTTGCCAGAAAATTCTCGCCGGAATCCTTGACGCCGTTGATGCAAATCGCCGATGACGTCATTTTCCGGGACTGA